A genomic region of Cydia amplana chromosome 5, ilCydAmpl1.1, whole genome shotgun sequence contains the following coding sequences:
- the LOC134647790 gene encoding zinc finger protein chinmo, with translation MDSQQQQYCLKWNSFGSNLATSFANLWNSESLADVTLYCEGRQFKAHKVILAACSKHFQELFDTAPPSHAGACYVILEATTADNMQALLEFMYKGEVHVSQDALSSFLKSGENLQVKGLSMEMSQDAWVKQQTQQSTERHQTRIKTSPVSNTGNCDGSEAQQTHTSFAPIIPGYGLPIHGGGAGMGRYAPPAHVPLHPTPHRRPAPPKASPSQSPHARNYRQSSSSSHCGSVAEEPDTRSSPGAGAGAGAGAGGARYDEPPDGAQLNTAKNNGYERTDELMERRDTDQGAEDLRVKNENDYHTSGYNNASPPAATMPPNYHDKPLATSPVPKPAADMTWPTKMITSKSGGIATPDGKKLKCPYCERLYGYETNLRAHIRQRHQGIRVPCPHCSRTFTRNNTVRRHIAREHRHQAGLHAAGAAGPLPNHAQ, from the exons GTCGCCAGTTCAAGGCTCACAAAGTAATCCTAGCGGCGTGCAGCAAGCATTTCCAAGAACTGTTCGACACGGCACCGCCCAGCCATGCGGGGGCCTGCTACGTCATCCTCGAGGCCACAACGGCGGACAACATGCAGGCTTTGCTGGAGTTCATGTACAAGGGCGAGGTCCACGTCAGTCAGGATGCGCTCTCCAGCTTCCTTAAAAGTGGGGAGAACTTACAG GTCAAAGGCCTCTCAATGGAGATGTCACAGGACGCATGGGTAAAACAGCAGACGCAACAATCCACAGAACGCCACCAGACTCGCATAAAGACGAGCCCAGTGTCCAACACGGGCAACTGTGACGGGTCTGAAGCGCAGCAGACGCACACGTCGTTTGCGCCCATAATCCCGGGCTACGGGCTGCCGATCCATGGCGGGGGCGCGGGGATGGGACGCTACGCGCCGCCCGCGCACGTTCCCCTACACCCGACGCCGCATCGAAGACCCGCGCCGCCTAAAGCATCGCCGTCTCAGAGTCCACATGCTAGGAATTATAG ACAAAGTTCCTCATCGTCGCACTGCGGCAGCGTGGCCGAGGAGCCGGACACGCGCTCGTcgccgggcgcgggcgcgggcgcgggtgcGGGTGCGGGCGGCGCGCGCTACGACGAGCCGCCGGACGGCGCGCAGCTCAACACCGCCAAGAACAATGGCTACGAGCGTACCGACGAACTCATGGAGCGGCGGGACACAGACCAGGGGGCTGAAG ATTTACGGGTTAAGAACGAGAACGACTACCACACTAGCGGATATAACAACGCGTCGCCGCCGGCCGCGACCATGCCGCCCAACTACCACGACAAGCCGCTCGCCACCTCGCCCGTGCCCAAGCCCGCCGCCGACATGACGTGGCCCACGAAGATGATCACGAGCAAATCCGGCGGCATAGCCACCCCTGACG GCAAGAAGCTAAAGTGTCCGTACTGCGAGCGGCTGTACGGGTACGAGACGAACCTGCGCGCGCACATCCGGCAGCGGCACCAGGGCATCCGCGTGCCGTGCCCGCACTGCTCGCGCACCTTCACGCGCAACAACACCGTGCGCCGCCACATCGCGCGCGAGCACCGCCACCAGGCCGGCCTGCACGCGGCCGGGGCCGCCGGCCCGCTGCCCAACCACGCGCAGTAG